A genomic window from Pseudocitrobacter corydidari includes:
- a CDS encoding curli assembly protein CsgF → MLKRHKVLLGLAGIMLANVCIAGQLVYTPVNPNFGGNPLNGSTLLSEAQAQNGYSAPNSDDSYDQTSALSAFTSSIQSQLLGSLMGNVSQGKPGKLVTEDFIVNVTNTDGQLVMNITDRKTNQTSQIEISGMSN, encoded by the coding sequence ATGTTAAAACGTCATAAAGTGCTGTTGGGTCTGGCAGGCATTATGCTGGCGAACGTCTGTATCGCGGGGCAGCTTGTCTATACCCCGGTTAACCCAAATTTTGGTGGTAACCCATTAAATGGCTCCACGCTGCTTTCTGAAGCACAGGCGCAAAACGGCTACTCCGCGCCGAACTCCGATGATTCGTATGATCAAACCTCTGCACTCAGCGCCTTCACGTCATCAATCCAGTCTCAGTTACTGGGGAGTTTGATGGGTAACGTCAGTCAGGGGAAACCCGGTAAGCTGGTGACGGAAGATTTTATCGTCAACGTGACGAACACGGATGGTCAGCTGGTGATGAATATTACCGACAGGAAAACCAATCAAACCTCGCAAATTGAAATCAGCGGCATGAGCAACTAA